The Aphis gossypii isolate Hap1 chromosome 3, ASM2018417v2, whole genome shotgun sequence genome includes a region encoding these proteins:
- the LOC114126385 gene encoding transmembrane emp24 domain-containing protein 2-like → MQKPILYLTQFLTLFSVFQQGLSYFLTVDAHAEECFFDKVEVGSKLGLMYEISEGGFLDIDVKIIDPDGELIYEGLRESSGKYTFAATKKGAYTYCFSNQMSTMTPKVVLFSMEVTEPEKVDLEKDGQTGEEGEHKKLETMLRNLGSALTSVKHEQEYMNVRDRNHRAINESTNKRVVMWSFFESFVLLSMTIGQVYYLKRFFEVRRVV, encoded by the exons ATGCAGAAACCAATTTTGTATTTGACTCAGTTCCTTACATTATTTAGCGTATTTCAACAAGGATTGAGTTATTTTTTGACTGTTGACGCTCATGCTGAAGAATGTTTTTTCGACAAAGTCGAAGTTGGCTCTAAATTGG gtttgaTGTATGAAATATCTGAGGGTGGTTTCTTAGATAtcgatgttaaaattattgatccTGATggtgaattaatttatgaaggATTAAGGGAGTCAAGtggaaaatatacatttgcCGCCACTAAAAAAGGGGCGTACACATACTGTTTCAGTAATCAAATGTCAACAATGACACCAAAAGTGGTATTATTCAGTATGGAAGTAACTGAACCAGAAAAAGTAGATTTAGAAAAAGATGGTCAAA CTGGTGAAGAAGgcgaacataaaaaattagagACCATGCTTCGAAACCTGGGATCTGCATTAACTAGTGTTAAACACGAACAAGAATACATGAATGTTCGTGATAGAAATCATAGAGCTATAAATGAATCTACCAATAAACGTGTTGTCATGTGGTCGTTTTTTGAATCATTTGTATTGCTTTCAATGACTATTGgtcaagtttattatttaaaacggtTTTTTGAAGTTAGAAGAGTTGtataa
- the LOC114126383 gene encoding hydroxylysine kinase, which produces MLKYSGFFFFFFVCFERRVIQFYNLLLSHTINKINTYDHKMADLTENISPVLNKDQVEDILKNDYGFINGKLQELDGYDDKNYHITEVKKCIEEIEFPTDGIVIKFINSIDSKNLLFLDAQTKLTQYLDHSGIFCPISVLNKYGESYRSLFINGKTHAVRVNKYIKGETMNKVKINSEISTNFGLYVGHLTSILKKFDHDGFHRNHLWALEKCPEVLKFVDVFDQEKQRQTIITIINKFQFDVLFNADQLEKSVIHGDLNMNNMIIKDNKILGVIDVGDVVYSFTIFDFAIALCYLILHEFNDNNAKLSDVQIKNFVEAYEKQYRILNDFEISIIHTCVCARICQSLVLGKKSSLRDLSNNYILSTQKIGWRALEELINIKEDKFNMLLKH; this is translated from the exons atgttaaaatattcgggtttttttttttttttttttgtgtgttttgAGAGGAGAGTGATccagttttataatttgttgctgtcgcacacaataaataaaataaatacttacgaCCACAAAATGGCAGATTTAACGGAAAACATAAGCCCCGTTTTAAACAAGGATCAGGTTGAGGACATTTTGAAAAACGATTACGGTTTTATCAATGGAAAACTCCAAGAATTAGACGGTTACGATGATAAAAACTATCACATAACA gaagtcaaaaaatgtattgaagaaATTGAATTTCCAACAGATGGAATtgtcataaaatttataaattcaattgactcaaagaatttattatttctcgaTGCACAAACAAAACTTACTCAATATCTAg atcatTCTGGAATATTCTGTCCAATATCTGTGCTCAATAAATATGGTGAAAGTTATCGGTCTCTCTTTATTA ATGGCAAAACACATGCAGTCAGAgtcaacaaatatattaaaggcGAAACTatgaataaagttaaaatcaaTTCTGAAATATCAACCAATTTTGGTTTATATGTTGGTCATTTAACTTCAATTTtaaag AAATTTGATCATGATGGATTCCATAGAAATCATTTGTGGGCTTTAGAAAAATGTCcagaagttttaaaatttgtagacGTTTTTGATCAAGAAAAGCAGCgacaaactataataactattatcaataaatttcagTTTGATGTTTTGTTCAATGCTGATCAActtgaaaaaa gtGTTATTCATGGTGAtcttaatatgaataatatgatcatAAAAGACAACAAAATACTTGGTGTTATAGACGTAGGTGATGTTGTCTATTCATtcacaatttttgatttcgcTATTGCGTTATGTTATCTAATTTTGCATGaatttaatgacaataatgCAAAATTATCTGATGTACAAATTAAGAATTTTGTTGAAGCCTATGAAAAACAGTAcagaattttaaatgattttgaaatttcaattatacat actTGTGTGTGTGCCAGAATTTGTCAAAGTTTGGTTTTAGGTAAAAAATCAAGTCTAAGAGATTTATCGAACAATTATATACTATCTACACAGAAAATTGGGTGGAGAGCATTAGAAGAATTAATTAACATCAAagaagataaatttaatatgttactgAAACATTAG